A region from the Mycolicibacterium phlei genome encodes:
- a CDS encoding aldo/keto reductase, with protein MEYRHVGESGLVVSELAFGAATFGGVGDFFGAWGDTDVDGARRIVDMCLQAGITLFDTADVYSDGRSEEVLGAALRGRRDDVLISTKAALPTGDRDWGTSRSRLVRAVDAALRRLRTDRIDLFQLHAFDASVPIDEVVATLDSLVAAGKIRYLGASNFSGWQLMKSLAVADRRNATRYVAHQVYYSLIGRDYEWELMPLGAAEGVGALVWSPLGWGRLTGRIRRGRPLPERSRLHATADAGPPVDDEPLFTVVDVLDEIAAETGRTIPQIALNWLLRRPTVASVIVGARDERQLQENLGAVGWELDPGHVARLEQVSRTEAPYPYFPYRRQQGFAQLNPPMELSASP; from the coding sequence ATGGAGTATCGGCACGTCGGCGAATCCGGCCTGGTCGTATCGGAACTGGCCTTCGGCGCCGCCACCTTCGGCGGCGTCGGGGACTTCTTCGGCGCGTGGGGCGACACCGACGTCGACGGCGCGCGCCGCATCGTGGACATGTGCCTGCAGGCCGGGATCACGCTGTTCGACACCGCGGACGTCTACTCCGACGGCAGGTCGGAGGAGGTGCTGGGTGCGGCGCTGCGCGGACGCCGCGACGATGTGCTGATCTCGACGAAGGCGGCGCTGCCCACCGGCGACCGCGACTGGGGTACCTCACGCAGCCGGCTGGTGCGCGCCGTCGACGCCGCCCTTCGCCGGCTGCGGACCGACCGCATCGACCTGTTCCAGCTGCACGCCTTCGACGCCTCGGTCCCCATCGACGAGGTCGTCGCCACGCTGGACTCCCTTGTCGCGGCGGGCAAGATCCGCTACCTCGGCGCGTCGAACTTCAGCGGCTGGCAACTGATGAAGTCGCTGGCGGTCGCCGACCGCCGCAACGCGACCCGGTATGTGGCCCATCAGGTGTACTACTCGCTGATCGGCCGCGACTACGAGTGGGAGCTGATGCCGCTCGGCGCGGCCGAGGGCGTCGGCGCACTGGTCTGGAGTCCGCTCGGGTGGGGCAGGCTGACGGGCAGGATCCGCCGCGGTCGCCCGCTGCCGGAGCGCAGCCGACTGCACGCCACGGCCGACGCCGGGCCGCCGGTCGACGACGAGCCGCTGTTCACGGTGGTCGACGTCCTCGACGAGATCGCGGCCGAGACCGGCCGGACGATCCCGCAGATCGCGCTCAACTGGCTGCTGCGCAGGCCGACCGTCGCCTCGGTGATCGTCGGCGCCCGCGACGAACGTCAGTTACAGGAGAACCTCGGCGCCGTCGGCTGGGAGCTCGACCCCGGCCACGTCGCACGGCTCGAGCAGGTCAGCCGCACCGAGGCGCCGTACCCGTACTTCCCGTACCGCCGCCAGCAGGGCTTTGCGCAGCTCAACCCGCCGATGGAGCTCAGTGCTTCGCCCTGA
- a CDS encoding metallophosphoesterase family protein, whose protein sequence is MRFVHTADWQLGMTRYFLNGEAQPRYSAARREAVVTLGGIAAEAGAEFVVVAGDVFEHNQLAPREVSLSLEAMRAAGVPIYLLPGNHDPLDASSVYRSALFTSECPANVTVLDRAGVYEVRPGLELVAAPWTSKHPTSDPVAGVLADLPADGTTRIVVGHGGVDIFVPDPERPSLIRLAALEDAVERGAVHYVALGDKHSRMQVGSTGRIWYSGSPEVTNYDDIETDPGHVLVVDVDEADPAHPVRVEARKVGRWRFVTLERAVDNSRDITDLDINLDQFPDKERTVVRLVLTGSLTVTDQAALDECVAKYDRRFAALRIDEKLSEIAVLPADGEFDDLGIGGFAAAAVDELVATARSDGEDADDARAALALLLRLADRGVA, encoded by the coding sequence ATGCGTTTCGTGCACACCGCCGACTGGCAGCTCGGCATGACCCGCTATTTCCTCAACGGCGAGGCGCAGCCGCGTTATTCGGCCGCGCGCCGCGAGGCCGTGGTCACGCTCGGCGGGATCGCCGCCGAGGCGGGTGCGGAGTTCGTCGTCGTCGCCGGCGACGTCTTCGAGCACAACCAGCTCGCGCCGCGCGAGGTCAGCCTCTCGCTGGAGGCGATGCGCGCCGCCGGGGTCCCGATCTATCTGCTGCCGGGCAACCACGATCCGCTCGACGCGTCGTCGGTGTACCGCAGCGCGCTGTTCACCAGCGAGTGCCCGGCCAACGTGACGGTGCTCGACCGGGCCGGGGTGTACGAGGTGCGGCCGGGCCTGGAACTGGTGGCCGCGCCGTGGACGTCGAAGCATCCGACGTCGGACCCGGTCGCCGGGGTGCTGGCCGACCTGCCCGCCGACGGCACCACGCGCATCGTCGTCGGCCACGGCGGCGTCGACATCTTCGTCCCGGACCCGGAGCGCCCGTCGCTGATCCGGCTGGCGGCGCTGGAGGATGCTGTCGAACGCGGAGCGGTGCACTATGTGGCCTTGGGCGACAAGCACTCTCGGATGCAGGTCGGGTCGACGGGGCGGATCTGGTACTCGGGTTCGCCGGAGGTCACCAACTACGACGACATCGAGACCGATCCCGGTCACGTGCTGGTCGTCGACGTCGACGAGGCCGACCCGGCGCATCCGGTGCGCGTCGAGGCTCGGAAGGTGGGCCGCTGGCGGTTCGTCACACTGGAGCGCGCGGTCGACAACAGCCGCGACATCACCGATCTCGACATCAACCTCGACCAGTTCCCGGACAAGGAACGCACGGTGGTGCGGCTGGTGCTGACCGGTTCGCTGACGGTCACCGACCAGGCAGCGCTCGACGAGTGTGTGGCCAAGTACGACCGCCGGTTCGCGGCGCTGCGGATCGACGAGAAGCTCAGCGAGATCGCGGTGCTGCCCGCCGACGGCGAGTTCGACGACCTCGGGATCGGCGGGTTCGCCGCGGCCGCCGTCGACGAACTGGTCGCCACCGCGCGCTCGGACGGTGAGGACGCCGACGACGCCCGGGCCGCGCTGGCGCTGCTGCTGCGGCTGGCGGATCGGGGGGTGGCATGA
- a CDS encoding ABC transporter ATP-binding protein codes for MVQGPAQRSRDFTGSAVRLVKRLTPQRALASAVILLGIGGIAISVIGPRILGHATDLLFNGVLGRSLPAGLTKEQAVEAARARGDTTFADLLSGTDVVPGRGVDFGAVGRTLLLALGLYLVAALMVWLQARLLNVAVQRTMVALRADVENKVYRLPLSYFDSRQRGEVLSRVTNDVDNIQTSLSMTINQLMTSVLTVVAVLVMMLTISPLLTLLAVVTVPLSLWATRAIARRSQRMFVAQWANTGRLNAHIEETYSGFTIVKTFGHRAAAEERFREYNDAVYRSSFGAQFLSGLVSPATTFIGNLSYVAVAVVGGVQVATGQITLGGIQAFIQYVRQFNQPLTQVAGMYNTLQSGVASAERVFELLDAEEEPADPPARLPAPGPSCRVEFDNVTFGYRPDTPVIENLSLVAEPGSTVAIVGPTGAGKTTLVNLLMRFYDVDSGRILVDGVDISTVSRESLRSRIGMVLQDTWLFGGTIYENIAYGRPDATEEEVLEAARAAYVDRFVHMLPDGYQTRVSDDGGSISAGEKQLITIARAVLARPRLLILDEATSSVDTRTELLISQAMAELRRDRTSFIIAHRLSTIRDADVIVVMDAGRIVEQGSHRELMAKRGAYWAMTRV; via the coding sequence ATGGTGCAGGGACCCGCACAGCGGTCGCGGGATTTCACGGGCTCGGCGGTGCGACTGGTGAAGCGGCTGACTCCGCAGCGCGCGCTGGCGTCGGCGGTGATCCTGCTCGGCATCGGCGGCATCGCGATCAGCGTGATCGGCCCGCGGATCCTCGGGCACGCCACCGACCTGTTGTTCAACGGGGTGCTGGGCCGCTCGCTGCCGGCCGGTCTCACCAAGGAGCAGGCTGTCGAGGCGGCCCGCGCCCGCGGCGACACCACGTTCGCCGATCTGCTGTCGGGCACCGACGTCGTCCCGGGCCGGGGTGTGGACTTCGGCGCGGTGGGGCGCACCCTGCTGCTGGCGCTGGGGCTGTATCTGGTCGCCGCGCTGATGGTGTGGCTGCAGGCGCGGCTGCTCAACGTCGCCGTGCAGCGCACGATGGTGGCGCTGCGCGCCGACGTCGAGAACAAGGTGTACCGACTTCCGTTGTCGTACTTCGACTCCCGGCAGCGCGGTGAGGTGCTGTCGCGGGTCACCAATGACGTGGACAACATCCAGACGTCGCTGTCGATGACAATCAACCAGCTGATGACGTCGGTGCTGACGGTGGTCGCGGTGCTGGTGATGATGCTGACGATCTCACCGCTGCTGACGCTGCTGGCGGTCGTGACGGTGCCGTTGTCGCTGTGGGCGACCCGCGCGATCGCGCGGCGCTCGCAGCGGATGTTCGTCGCGCAGTGGGCCAACACCGGCCGGCTCAACGCGCACATCGAGGAGACCTACAGCGGGTTCACGATTGTCAAGACGTTCGGTCACCGCGCCGCCGCCGAGGAGCGTTTCCGCGAGTACAACGACGCGGTCTACCGGTCGAGCTTCGGCGCGCAGTTCCTCTCCGGGCTGGTCTCCCCCGCGACGACGTTCATCGGCAACCTCAGCTATGTCGCGGTGGCGGTGGTGGGCGGTGTACAGGTGGCCACCGGCCAGATCACCCTCGGCGGCATCCAGGCCTTCATCCAGTACGTGCGCCAGTTCAACCAGCCGCTCACCCAGGTGGCGGGCATGTACAACACGCTGCAGTCCGGGGTGGCCAGCGCGGAGCGGGTGTTCGAGCTGCTCGACGCCGAGGAGGAGCCCGCCGACCCGCCCGCGCGGTTGCCGGCACCCGGGCCGAGTTGCCGGGTCGAGTTCGACAACGTCACGTTCGGCTACCGGCCGGACACCCCGGTGATCGAGAACCTGTCGCTGGTGGCCGAACCCGGCAGCACGGTGGCGATCGTCGGGCCGACCGGTGCGGGCAAGACGACGCTGGTGAACCTGTTGATGCGGTTCTACGACGTCGACTCGGGCCGGATTCTCGTTGACGGCGTGGACATCTCGACGGTCAGCCGGGAGTCGCTGCGGTCCCGGATCGGGATGGTGCTGCAGGACACCTGGCTGTTCGGCGGCACGATCTACGAGAACATCGCCTACGGCAGGCCGGACGCCACCGAGGAGGAGGTGCTCGAAGCGGCCAGGGCGGCGTACGTGGACCGGTTCGTGCACATGCTGCCCGACGGCTACCAGACCCGGGTCAGCGACGACGGCGGCTCGATCAGCGCCGGGGAGAAGCAGTTGATCACGATCGCGCGGGCGGTGCTGGCGCGGCCCCGGCTGCTGATCCTCGACGAGGCGACCAGCTCGGTGGACACCCGCACCGAGCTGCTGATCTCCCAGGCGATGGCCGAACTACGCAGGGACAGGACCAGTTTCATCATCGCGCACCGGCTGTCGACGATCCGTGACGCGGACGTGATCGTGGTGATGGACGCCGGGCGGATCGTCGAACAGGGCAGCCACCGCGAACTGATGGCTAAGCGTGGCGCTTACTGGGCGATGACCCGGGTCTAG
- a CDS encoding SixA phosphatase family protein, with translation MRHAKSDYPQGVADHARPLAPRGVREAGLAGDWLRAHAPAIDAVLCSTAVRTRETLARTGVTAPVEFRDRIYDATPGTVIDEINRVQSHFDDEVGTLLVIGHEPAMSAVALGLANPGDSDAAAVERISVKYPTSAIAVLRTDAVWADLALGGAALIAFQVPR, from the coding sequence ATGAGGCACGCCAAGTCGGACTACCCGCAGGGCGTCGCCGACCACGCCCGCCCGCTGGCACCGCGCGGGGTGCGCGAGGCCGGGCTGGCCGGCGACTGGCTGCGGGCCCACGCGCCCGCGATCGACGCGGTGCTGTGCTCGACGGCGGTGCGCACCCGCGAGACCCTGGCGCGCACCGGCGTCACCGCACCCGTCGAGTTCCGCGACCGCATCTACGACGCCACCCCGGGCACGGTCATCGACGAGATCAACCGCGTGCAGTCACACTTCGACGACGAGGTCGGCACCCTGCTGGTGATCGGCCACGAACCCGCGATGTCCGCCGTCGCGCTGGGGCTGGCGAACCCCGGCGACAGCGATGCCGCTGCCGTCGAGCGCATCTCGGTCAAGTACCCGACGTCGGCCATCGCGGTGCTGCGCACCGATGCGGTGTGGGCCGACCTGGCCCTCGGCGGGGCGGCGCTGATCGCGTTCCAGGTCCCGCGCTGA
- a CDS encoding DUF3558 domain-containing protein: protein MHGVTHRSRAIRSLAVAAAAALPLLTACSDDEATDPQVPEETTTAAQAVTHGPFFPECGGVSDQEVIKQTQVPGLVATAKTSVGCQWLRGGSILGPHFSFTWFRGSPIGRERKTEELSRTSVEDITIEGYNGFIAVGDDPTLGTNLCEIGIQFDDDFIEWSVSFAEKPFPDPCDVAKELTRQSIVNSQ, encoded by the coding sequence GTGCATGGCGTGACCCACAGATCGCGCGCGATCCGCAGTCTGGCCGTCGCGGCCGCTGCGGCCCTACCGCTTCTGACCGCGTGCTCGGACGACGAGGCGACCGACCCGCAGGTCCCCGAGGAGACGACCACGGCCGCGCAGGCCGTCACGCACGGCCCGTTCTTCCCGGAGTGCGGCGGCGTCAGCGATCAGGAGGTCATCAAGCAGACCCAGGTGCCGGGTCTGGTCGCCACCGCCAAGACCTCGGTCGGCTGCCAGTGGCTGCGCGGCGGGAGCATTCTGGGCCCGCACTTCTCGTTCACCTGGTTCCGCGGCAGCCCGATCGGCCGTGAGCGCAAGACCGAGGAGCTGTCGCGCACCAGCGTCGAGGACATCACCATCGAGGGCTATAACGGCTTCATCGCGGTCGGCGACGACCCGACACTGGGCACCAACCTCTGCGAGATCGGCATCCAGTTCGACGACGACTTCATCGAGTGGTCGGTCAGCTTCGCCGAGAAGCCGTTCCCGGACCCGTGCGACGTCGCCAAGGAACTGACCCGTCAATCGATTGTGAATTCCCAATGA
- a CDS encoding DUF3558 domain-containing protein, whose amino-acid sequence MRRVFTRRLGAGAFAALASLSLLTGCTQTVEGTAAKAGSGGGPGPRNQDSERQYPNLLKECEVLTEDILAETVGADPLDIQSTFVGAVCRWQAANPAGLVDITRFWFEQGSLDNERETAQKLNYEIENRSIAGIESIVMKPADPNGACGVASDAAGVVGWWVNPQAPGINACDMALKLMELTLATRA is encoded by the coding sequence ATGAGACGCGTGTTCACCCGCCGGTTGGGCGCGGGCGCGTTCGCCGCGCTGGCGTCGCTGTCACTGCTCACCGGTTGTACGCAGACGGTGGAGGGCACGGCCGCCAAGGCCGGGTCCGGTGGTGGCCCCGGGCCGCGCAACCAGGACTCCGAACGTCAGTACCCCAACCTGCTCAAGGAGTGCGAGGTCCTCACCGAGGACATCCTCGCCGAGACCGTGGGCGCCGACCCGCTCGACATCCAGAGCACCTTCGTGGGCGCGGTGTGCCGCTGGCAGGCGGCCAACCCGGCCGGGCTGGTCGACATCACCCGGTTCTGGTTCGAGCAGGGTAGCCTGGACAACGAGCGCGAGACCGCGCAGAAGCTGAACTACGAGATCGAGAACCGGTCGATCGCCGGCATCGAGTCGATCGTGATGAAGCCCGCCGACCCGAACGGGGCGTGCGGGGTGGCCAGCGACGCGGCCGGTGTGGTCGGCTGGTGGGTCAACCCGCAGGCGCCGGGCATCAACGCCTGCGACATGGCGCTCAAGCTGATGGAGCTCACCCTGGCGACCCGCGCCTGA
- a CDS encoding ABC transporter ATP-binding protein, which produces MLWALLRQYVRPYRGLLAVVAALQVVSNLASLYLPTVNAAIIDDGVATGDLRRIVELGGVMLAVTALQVVCAVGAVYFGSRAGMGFGRDLRAAIFHHVTGFSAEETARFGAPSLLTRTTNDVQQIQLLVQLTCTMLITAPIMSIGGIAMAIHMDAGLSWLLLVSVPVLALANYWIVRHLLPIFRRLQRQIDGVNRVMREQLSGLRVIRAFAREPFERARFDEANRALAGTALEAGRWQALMLPVTTLVINVSSVALIWFGGLRIDAGQMQVGALIAFLAYFMQILMAVLMATFILVIIPRASVCAERITEVLDTVPQIGSPAQPAGPSHITGEIRLHNATFCYPGAEQPVLQDVSLTVRPGTTTAVVGSTGSGKSTLVALICRLYDVTAGAVTVDGVDVRDYDPERLWAAIGLVPQRGYLFSGTVADNLQFGMAPGHVATEDEMWEALRVAAADDFVRAHPDGLAMRVAQGGANFSGGQRQRLAIARAVIRRPAIYLFDDAFSALDVHTDARVRAALREVAADATVVVVSQRISTVVEADQIVVIDDGRLVGAGTHDELLASCPQYAEFADSQSLARLGDAQ; this is translated from the coding sequence ATGCTCTGGGCGCTGCTGCGACAGTACGTGCGGCCGTACCGCGGACTGCTGGCCGTCGTCGCCGCTCTGCAGGTGGTGAGCAACCTGGCGTCGCTGTACCTGCCGACGGTCAACGCGGCGATCATCGACGACGGGGTCGCCACCGGGGATCTGCGCCGCATCGTCGAGCTCGGCGGCGTGATGCTGGCGGTGACCGCACTGCAGGTGGTGTGCGCGGTCGGCGCGGTGTACTTCGGTTCGCGCGCCGGCATGGGTTTCGGCCGCGACCTGCGTGCGGCGATCTTCCACCACGTCACCGGGTTCTCCGCGGAGGAGACCGCCCGGTTCGGGGCGCCGTCACTGCTGACCCGCACCACCAACGACGTCCAGCAGATCCAGCTGCTGGTGCAGCTGACCTGCACGATGCTGATCACCGCGCCGATCATGTCGATCGGCGGTATCGCGATGGCGATTCACATGGACGCCGGGCTGTCGTGGCTGCTGCTGGTCAGCGTCCCGGTGCTGGCGCTCGCGAACTACTGGATAGTGCGGCACCTGCTGCCGATCTTCCGCCGGCTGCAACGCCAGATCGACGGGGTCAATCGGGTGATGCGCGAACAGCTCTCGGGGTTGCGGGTGATCCGCGCGTTCGCCCGCGAGCCGTTCGAGCGGGCCCGCTTCGACGAGGCCAACCGGGCGCTGGCGGGCACCGCGCTGGAGGCGGGCCGCTGGCAGGCGCTGATGCTGCCGGTGACCACGCTGGTGATCAACGTCTCCAGCGTCGCGCTGATCTGGTTCGGCGGCCTGCGCATCGACGCCGGCCAGATGCAGGTGGGCGCGCTGATCGCGTTCCTGGCGTACTTCATGCAGATCCTGATGGCCGTGCTGATGGCCACGTTCATCCTGGTGATCATTCCGCGGGCCTCGGTGTGCGCCGAGCGGATCACCGAGGTGCTCGACACCGTCCCGCAGATCGGCAGCCCCGCGCAGCCGGCCGGGCCGTCGCACATCACCGGCGAGATCCGGTTGCACAACGCCACGTTCTGTTATCCGGGCGCCGAACAGCCGGTGCTGCAGGATGTCTCGCTGACGGTGCGACCCGGGACGACGACGGCGGTGGTGGGCTCCACCGGGTCCGGGAAGTCGACGCTGGTGGCGCTGATCTGCCGGCTGTACGACGTGACCGCGGGCGCAGTGACCGTCGACGGCGTCGATGTGCGCGACTACGACCCCGAGCGGCTGTGGGCGGCGATCGGGCTGGTGCCGCAGCGCGGATACCTGTTCTCCGGCACCGTCGCCGACAACCTGCAGTTCGGTATGGCCCCGGGACATGTGGCCACCGAGGACGAGATGTGGGAGGCGCTGCGGGTGGCCGCGGCCGACGACTTCGTGCGCGCGCATCCCGACGGGCTGGCGATGCGGGTGGCGCAGGGCGGGGCCAACTTCTCCGGCGGACAGCGCCAGCGGTTGGCGATCGCCCGCGCGGTGATCCGGCGCCCGGCGATCTACCTGTTCGACGACGCGTTCTCCGCGCTGGACGTGCACACCGACGCCCGGGTGCGTGCGGCGCTGCGCGAGGTCGCCGCCGACGCGACGGTGGTGGTGGTGTCGCAACGGATCTCGACGGTGGTCGAGGCCGATCAAATCGTGGTGATCGACGACGGCCGGCTGGTCGGTGCCGGCACCCACGACGAACTGCTCGCGTCGTGCCCGCAGTATGCCGAGTTCGCCGACTCGCAGTCGCTGGCCCGGTTGGGAGACGCGCAGTGA